CACACATGAAATCCCGCGAGGGGAGTGTGGCACTGAAAAGCAGCATTTCACATATTTCTGCGGTGGCGGATACTGTCACGCATGCGGGAGATCTGGCCGTCAATCTTGAAAAGAACTCTAAAAATATCAATGTGGTTGTGGACGTGATCCGCGAGATTGCGGAGCAAACTAATTTACTGGCGTTAAACGCAGCCATTGAAGCGGCACGTGCAGGCACGCAAGGGCGAGGCTTTGCCGTGGTAGCTGATGAAGTGCGTTCACTGGCACGTCGGACACAAGATTCAACTACCCAAATTGTCGAAATTGTCAGTGATTTGCAACAGAAATCCAAAGAGACTGGCGAAGCAACCCGGACCTGTCAGACGGGGATTGACGTGTGTGTTGAGCAAACTGACACGGTCAGTAAAACCATTGGTCAGATTGAGCAGGAAATTGACAGCATTGCCGCCATGAGTACTCAAATTGCGGCAGCGTGTAACGAGCAGTCAGTGGTGTCCGAAGAGCTCAACCGAAATATCGAGAACATTAATGTGGCAGGTGTGGAAATGACCGAAGGCGCAAATCAAATTTCTCATGCCTGTCATGAAATCAGTGAACTGGCGCACGACCTCAAGTCTTGTGTTGAGCAGTTTAAGTTATAATTATTACTTCCATCAGCCGGGTAATTCATTGCAGGAGTTTCCCGGCAATAAATCAGGCAAGGTAATGATCCGTAAAATAGCCAGTATTGATTGTAAAAGGTCTAAATACTTGCTCTTGAAGAGGGGTCAGCCAAATTGATAATACCTCCTTCACCTTTCTGGCTGAAATTCCAGCATAGTCGAAAAACACAATAGCAAACAGTCTAAAACTGCGGCTTCAGTATCACAGGTGTAATACTGTGTCATTGATATTTAAGCAGACCCTTTATCATAATGAAGGTCAGTTAAATATCACCTGAGTCAGGAAGTTATAGTATGGCAAGCAACGATGAATTTATGAAACAAGCTATTTTTATCGATACGATCGGTGCCAGAGGGCATGGTAAAACGACCTTAACCGCAGCTATCACGCAGGTTCTGGCAAAAGATCATATGGCGGTAGCACAAGACTTTGCCGCATTAAACAATGCGCCACAACACAAAGCGCGATCTGGCGTGACCTTTTACCGCTCAGAAGCGGTGTATGAATCCTCGGCCCGAGTGTGCATTCAATATGATTGTCCCAACTATATGGACCACGCTAAAGGGATCAACAGTGGCGAAACCAGAGTCGATGCCGCGATTCTGGTGGTCAGTCAGGACCCCGATTTTAGCAGAGCATGCGACGAATACCTGATGTTATTGCGAGATTTCGGCGTCAGTCACATCATAATATTTATGAATAAGTGCGATTTGGAGCAGTACGACGAGCTAACGGGGCTTGTCGAGTCACTTGTAAGAGAGCAGCTTAATGGCTATGGGTTTGATGGTGACAATGCACCTGTGATCTATGGTTCGGCATTACAAGCGCTTGAAGGCGTGCCCGTTTGGGAGGATAAAATACGAGACTTAATCAGGACGATGGATGACTATTTTATAGACCCGGTATTATTTAAAGACCAGCCTTTTATGATGCCTGTTGAGGACATATTTACCTTACCGCGTCGTGATACGCAAGCTTATAGCAGAATTGAAACAGGTACTATACGAGTACATGACCCCATTGAGCTGGTTGGTATCAGAGATACACGACAGACAAGTTGCTCAAGCATTGATATTGGGGCACACCCACAAGAAAGGGTGAGTGCGGGGGATAGCGCGGCGATAGGCCTCAAAGGGATCCCACGCTCTGATATTGAAAGAGGGATGGTGCTTTGCGAAGCGGGTACGCTGAAATCATGTCAACGTTTTGAAGCACGGGTTTATTGCTTGACCAGCGAAGAGGGCGGACGCAGAACCCCTTTGCTCAATGATTTTGAAGCTGACTTTAGCCTCCACTACCTTGACGTGGCAGGCACGGCGGACTGGCCTCGGAACATTGAAATGATGATGCCAGGCGATGAGCTACATGTAACTGTCAGACTAAATAAGTCTATGGCGATAAAATTGGGTACAAAGTTCGAAATTCGTCAACAAGGTCAGATTGTTGGTGTAGGGCACGTGACAGATACCTTTGACTGAGTGTGAGCGGGAAAAAGGATGGCCAGTGCGGTGAGTTGCTTGCGTGTCAGTGCCTGTAATGACAGGCACTGACAATTGGGGTGTGATTACAACTGATGGCGCAAATCAAAGCGGTCCAGCTGCATGACTTTGTGCCAGGCTTTAACAAAGTCCTCTGCAAACTTTTGCTGGGCGTTGTCATACGCATAGACTTCGGCCACGGCGCGCAACTCAGAGTTTGAGCCAAAGATTAAATCGACGCTGGTGGCCGTAAAGCGTTGCTCGCCTGTGCTTCGGTCAATGCTCTCGTAGAGGCCCGCCTGACTGGTTTTCTGCCACTGATGAGACATGCTCAACAGGTTGACGAAAAAGTCGTTGCTCAGGGTGCCCACTTTATCGGTAAATACACCGTGTTGAGATCCTGAAGCATTGGCACCGAGTACACGCAGCCCGCCCAGCAGCACCGTCATTTCTGGTACAGTCAGGTTTAACTGATCGGCTTTATCGATCAGCATCTCGGTCGGCGAACGGTAGCTTGCGTTAACATCAAAATAGTTTCTGAAGGCATCCGCTTTTGGTTCAAGCAGTGTGAATGAGCCAACATCAGTTTGCGCCTGAGTCGCGTCGGTACGGCCAGGGGTAAAAGGCACAGAAACGGTGATACCCGCATTCTTGGCTGCCTGCTCAACGGCTGCTGCACCTGCCAGGACAATCACATCAGCCATGGATACTTGCTTACTGCCACCCGCAGCACGGTTGAAGCGAGCCTGAACTGCTTGTAGTTGATTCAAAACTGAGGACAGTTCGTCTGGGTTGTTAACTGGCCAGTCTTTTTGTGGCGCAAGCATAATTCGAGCACCGTTGGCGCCGCCACGCATATCTGAGACACGGAAGCTGGCAGCAGAGGCCCAGGCGGTGCGGAT
The window above is part of the Pseudoalteromonas rubra genome. Proteins encoded here:
- a CDS encoding GTP-binding protein, with the translated sequence MASNDEFMKQAIFIDTIGARGHGKTTLTAAITQVLAKDHMAVAQDFAALNNAPQHKARSGVTFYRSEAVYESSARVCIQYDCPNYMDHAKGINSGETRVDAAILVVSQDPDFSRACDEYLMLLRDFGVSHIIIFMNKCDLEQYDELTGLVESLVREQLNGYGFDGDNAPVIYGSALQALEGVPVWEDKIRDLIRTMDDYFIDPVLFKDQPFMMPVEDIFTLPRRDTQAYSRIETGTIRVHDPIELVGIRDTRQTSCSSIDIGAHPQERVSAGDSAAIGLKGIPRSDIERGMVLCEAGTLKSCQRFEARVYCLTSEEGGRRTPLLNDFEADFSLHYLDVAGTADWPRNIEMMMPGDELHVTVRLNKSMAIKLGTKFEIRQQGQIVGVGHVTDTFD